Part of the Nitrosophilus alvini genome, AAAAACGTGGAAAAAAACAGGAATTTTCTGAAAACTTTGATAAAAGCTGATCGTATTGTATTTATGGATCAGGTACACGGCGATAGGGTCGTTGCGATTGATGAAAAAAATATAAACGATATCCACAGATGCGATGCGGTTTTGACCCATCTAAAAGATGTGGCTCTTTGTGTCATGGTAGCCGATTGTAATCCAATTTTGCTCTATGAACCCCAAAAAGAGATAGTAGCTGCCGTTCATGCAGGCAGAAACGGGACATTTCTGGGTATTGTACAAAAGAGTGTTGATATGATGAAAGAATTCTATGGCTGTGACTCTTCAAAGATTATGGCATTTATAGGACCTTCTATCAGAAAATGCTGTTATGAAGTGTCAGAAGAGATTGCAGGTGTTGTCAAAAAGTGTTACGGGCGAAAATATATCCATAATGAGAGATTTCTGGATTTGGCAGCTATGAATATAGATCAGCTTAAATCTTCAGGCCTCAAAGAGGAGAATATCAATCTCACTCCTGTATGTACATGCTGCTTTAAAGACTATTTTTCATACAGAAGAGATAAAATAACCGGAAGATTTGCAGGAGTTATAAAAAATGGAGATTAATTCACTGTTTGGGATTATCCCCGATCTGCCGGGAGTGAGGGTGTATCAGTTCAGTGATAATATCGATTTTTCAAAAGAACTTTCCAAAGAAGCCAGAAACAGAGATTTCGAACTGGAGATTGTTGTTTTCAGTGAAGATTTCTTTTATAAACTGAACTCTTTGGAAGGCGAAAACATAAAGTTAAGAAAAGTAGAGTTTAACAAACCCAAATACAATCTTCGTTCCACACTATACGATACCGTTTTTGTAAATATCGATATATCGACACTTCAGGATATTGAGCTATTTTTCAGAAAAATATACAGAATGATGAAGAATGCGGCAAATATTATAGTCCCTGTTTCAAAAGAGTGTAAAGAGGAGATTGCTGCTCTTTTGGAGAAGTGCAACTACGTGGCAATCAACGATATAGACTTGGATGAAAAAAATTGTGCGATTGTAGGTAGGAAGATGCATGGATGGGCAAGGGTATAACAGGTTACAAGAAGGATAAATAATATAAAATTTCCCACTCGATTTTAATAAATTGTATTTTTTGAAGCTATAATATTAAGAGGATCTCTAAAACAAAGGATAAGTTTTGTTGTATACAGTTATACATATCATACATCTACTGGCAGCATTTGTATATGGCGGTTTTCTTTTTGTGGATATTCTTTTTCTCTCCAAAATGGGGCAGACTTTGACTGCGGAAGAAGCAGCCAAAGCTAGGGAAGCGATCATGATCCATGTACGCAAGGTTGTACCCTATGCACTGTTTGTAGTGGTAGGGACAGGGATCTATATGTTTTGGAATGTTTTTGGAGAAGTGGGGGATGAGGGGCTGACCCGTTTTCAGATGTTACTGTTAATCAAGGCGTTTTTGGGTTTGTGGCTCGGTATACGGGGTTTTAATCAAAAAGTTTTCAAAATCAATCCCTGGGTTTTCAAAAGCCACTATTTTCCTTTTACTCTTGTTGTCATTATCATAATATTGTCGCAGTTAATGTGGATGTAGGCAGAAACAGGGAAATATTTATTTATTTTACAACAGAGAACCTCTATTGGTCAAAAAGCTGTTTAGGAGGATCTGTTCTTTATTTTTCTGATCCATTCGTTCAGGGTCTTTTCAAATCCTATATCTTTTGATTTGTAAAATTTCAGGTTTTTTGCAAGATATTTCTGTTTTACATATCCTCCGAAATCATGGGGATAGAGATATCCGCCGGGCGAAGGTGATTTCAGGTAGTTTGGCACCGGTAGCAGAACCCCATCTTCTATCGCTTTCATTGCGTTGTTGATAGCCTTGTATGCGCTGTTTGATTTTGGGCAGGAGGCAAGATAGATAACACATTGGGAAAGTATTATCCTGGCTTCTGGATATCCTATTTTTGAAACTGCAAGCATTGTGCTTACAGCAAGGTTCAGGGCGTTCGGGTTTGCGTTTCCTATATCTTCGCTTGCAAGAATGACCAGTCTTCTTGCAATATATTCCGGAGGTTCCGCGGCGGCTACAAGTCTGGCAAGGTAGTATAAAGAAGCGTCTATATCACTGCCCCTGATGCTTTTTATCATTGCACTTATGAGATTGTAATGGCTCTCTTTCGAGCTTGAACCCTCATGCAAAGAAGCGGGACGAAGGGATTTGAGTGTTTTTAAATCTATCTTTTTTGTTATTGCCAGTGCAGATTCCAAAAGTTTTAGCATACTTCTTGCATCTTTGGCGCAAGAAGAGATGATATACTCTTTTGCATCATCTTCTATCTCAAAATCGATAAGCTTCCGGGCTCTTTGAAATATCTTTTCCAAATCTTTCTCTTCAAGAGGTTTGAACTCGAACAGAAAGGATCTGGACCTTATACCGGCTGTTAGTGAGAAGTAAGGGTTTTCGGTACTTGCACCCAATATCAACGCTTCGTTTTTTTCCATTATCGGCAGAAGGACTTCCTGCTGGGTTTTGGAGAGTCTATGCACTTCGTCTATAAAAATGATAGGTTTTTCGAATGAGCCTCTGTACATAGATACTATTTTTCTTATCTCCTCTATTTTGAGACTTGTAGCATTTAGCTCATAAAAAGGAGCATCAAGTTCGTTTGCTATTATTCTGGCAAGAGTCGTTTTGCCGCATCCCGGAGGCCCCCAGAAGAAAGAGTGCGAAATTTTTTTGGCTTTTATAAGTTTGTAAAACGCTGCATCAGGGGAGAGCAGATGGGGCTGTCCAGCAAAATGCTCAAGGTTTTTTGGTCTTAGAATTTCGGCAAGATTATCCATTTACTACTTTTATATATATCTCTCTTGTCTCTCTGGGGCCGTCAAATTCACAGAAAAAAATTCCCTGCCATTTTCCCAGGAGAGGTTTTGCATCTTCTACCGGAATCGAGACGCTTGTTCCTGTTATACCGGATTTTATATGTGCATCTGCATTTGTTCCTGCATGGGCATACCTTATATTTGAGGGAACAAGCCTGTGGAGTTCTCTGAGAAAATCTCTTTGAAGATTAGGATCAACGTTTTCAAACAGTATAACACTGGCGGTTGTGTGCGGCGTAAAAATAGTGCATACACCGCTCTTTATACCGGACTTTATAACTGCTTCTTTAACGATTTCGGTTATATCTATCATTTCCGATTTATGATCGGATTTTAGTGTTACCTTTTGCATTTTGCTCCTTTAAAAATTTTTTGAGGTCATCATACTCTTTTCTGGTAAGATATCTTGTTTTGCCTGTGGGAAGAGCACTGAGTGTGATACCGCCGTATTCGAGTCTTTTAAGGTCAACCACTTCTCTTCCGAAATGGGCAAAAAAGCGTCTTATTTCCCTATTTTTCCCTTCTCCTATGGCAATTTTGAGTTTTGAGTACTTCTCATCGTTTTTTATTATCTGATAGGCGTAGAAAGGTGCGAATGTCATCGATTTGACTTTGCTTTTTTCATGTCCTCCCGCGGTTGCGTCTTCAAGCTCAAGTCCCTCTTCCATAGCCTTTATCATCTCTTTTGTGATACTTCCTCTGATTTTAACTTTGTAGATTCTCTCCAAAGAGGAGTTCATAAGAGTGTGAGCCACTTTCGGAGAATCGGTGAGCAGCAGCAGCCCCTCAGTGGCAAAATCGAGTCTGCCGACAGGTATAAAATGTCTGAATTTTGCAGGAAGAGTATCATAGATTGTTCTTCTGCCTCTCGGGTCTTTTTTGGTGACCAGTTCGCCTTTTGGCTTATTGTAAACAATGACTGTAAAGAGGTTGTCTTCCGTTACCTTTTTTGAGCCTATATAGACCTCATCATCTTTTTGAACATCGTAAAAGGGCTCTCTTACAACTTTGCCGTTTACTTTTACTCTGCCTTCCTGAATGAGTCTGTCGGCCTCTCTTCTGGAATATGTGGTATTGTGTGAAATATATTTGTTAAGCCTCATCTCTCTTCTTTATCTGTATCGTTGTCGTTAAAACAGACTATCAGCTATTTTATCCCCGCTTCAACAAGGTCATGAATATGGAGCACACCTGATATTTTATCATTTTCATCTGTAATTACAAGCATCTGTATTTTATGATCTTCTATAATTTTGAGCGCGTCGCTGGCAAGAATGTTTTCGTCTTTGCATATTTTCGGATTCAGGTTTGCGTATTTTATTGCTTTTTCTTCCAAGGAAAAATCCTCTTTCATAAGTGCACGCCTAAGGTCACCGTCGCTTAAAACAGCTTTTAAAGATCCGTTTTTGTCCGTAATGAGGACGTTTCCGAGTCTTCCTTCGCTAATAGCTACAACAGCGTCTTTGAGTTTTGCATTTTCGCTAATAACCGGAAGGTTCTCTTTTCTCATCAGATCTTTTATCTTTATAAAAAGCCTCTTACCGAGACTTCCTCCCGGATGAAAAGTTGCAAAATCCTCTTTTTTGAAACCTCTTTTTTTCATAAGGCATACAGCAATAGCATCTCCCAGAGCCATAGTGAGGGTAGTGGAAGAGGTAGGGGCGGCATCAAGCGGACAAGCCTCTTTTTCAACTTTGATAGAAATAAATATATCGCTATATCTGCCCAGGGTAGAATCTTTTGACTTTGCCATGGCAATCAATGGAATATCAAATCTCTTTATATGAGGAAGTATTTTGATAAGCTCTTCGCTTTCGCCGCTGTAACTGATAGCCAAAACGGCATCTTCTTTTCCTATCATCCCCAAATCGCCGTGAAGAGCTTCAGTAGGGTGTATAAAAAAGCTAGGTGTTCCTGTACTTGCAAGAGTGGCGGCTATTTTTGCCCCTACAAGACCGCTTTTACCCACACCCGTAACGATAAGTTTACCTTTGATTGATGATATGGTTTTTACCGCTTCATTGATGTTCTCTCCGATTCTGTTCTTTGAGTCGATTAAAGCGTCCGCTTCTGTCTGAAGTACATCTTTGGCTATTTTTACAAAATCCATTGTTTTGCCTTCTCTTTTTGATTCGTGATTGGTTTTATACCAACACTCACACCCACACTCACACCCACACTCACACTAATACCAACATGCCCACATATCTTTCATGTTTATTTATCGGTTAACTGCCGTCTGCCGGTTCGTCGCTACGCTCCAAACATCGGTATCGGCTTGCGGCGCTAAAAACGACAAATTATTGTCGTTTTTTTACACGCCTCACATTATAAATATAGTCGGGACTATTGTTGGATATTTTTTCATTTTTCTGAATATATGTTTTCTTACTGCCTGTCTCAGTTCGTTTTCCAGTCTTCTGGGTGCAGAGATGAGTTCGGGTTTCATATTTTGCAAAAAGTGTTCTATTACCTCTTCTATCTCTTTTGCAAACTCTTTGTCATATTTGTCCGCTACAAGTCCAAAACTTGAAACTTTCGGTTTTGAGATAAGTTTTCTGTCATTTTCCGAAATTTGGGCAACTATCATTACGATACCTTCCGTTGCCATTTTCTGCCTATCAATAACAACGTCGCTTTCGATTTCCTGATTTATCTGATTGTCTATATAGGTTTTTCCGGTTCTTATACTTTTTACTTTTTTAATATATTTCGGAGTCAGTTCAATCTGGTCGCCGTCTTGCATAAGGAATATGTTTTTTTCAGGTATTCCGCATTTAACAGCTGTCTCTTTATGTTTCGTCAGGTGGTTATATTCTCCGTGGACAGGCAGAAAGAATTTGGGTTTTGTAAGCCTCAACATCAACTTTTGCTCTTCCTGTGCCGCATGACCTGAGACATGTATTTCACTGAAGTCCTGATATGCTACTGTAGCGCCGCATTTTTGCAAAAAGTTTATAACGGAAGAGACGCTTCTCTCATTTCCTGGAATCGCTTTTGCAGAAATTATTATCGTATCGCTAGGTTTTATTTTTACGTGTCTGTGTTCATTGGTTGCCATTCTATACAGTGCACTCATAGTTTCGCCCTGGCTGCCTGTTGTTACAATGAGAATCTCGTTGTCACTGTATTTGCCTATCTCATGAGCATCTATAAAGATGTTTTGCGGAAGTTTTATATATCCAAGTTGCATCGTTGTCTCAAGGTTTCTCTCCATTGATCGTCCGATGACGCATACTTTTCTTCCATATTTTATGCCGTGTTCAATCGCCTGATATACCCTGTGAATATTTGATGAGAAGGTGGACATGATGACTCTTCCTTTTGCTCTTGCAAAAAGGAGGTCAAAAGTAGGGCCAACCGTGCTTTCGCTTTTTGTAATTCCTTCATTGTGAGAATTGGTGCTGTCGCTAAGAAGTGCAAGTACACCTTTTTCGCCGTAATGAGCGAGTCTGTGCAGATCGGTAGGATAACCGTCGATAGGGGTGTGGTCAATTTTGAAATCTCCAGTGTGTATAATAGTTCCTGCTTCCGTGCTGATAGCAAGAGCAGAAGCGTCTATTATAGAGTGAGTGATATGTATCCATTCAACTTCAAAATCTCCTATTTTTATAGGTTTCCTCTTCTCTACGTATCTGAACAGATTTTTAAAGCTTCTCAAGTTATGCTCGTCAAATTTGTTTGCGATCATACCAAGTGGAAGCGGTGTTCCGTATACAGGAAATTGCATCTCTTTAAATAGATATGGTACTGCTCCTATATGGTCTTCATGGGCATGGGTTATGATGATTCCTGCAATTTTGTCTTTTATCTGTCTGAGATAAGTGAAATCGGGTACGAGTATATCCACGCCGTGCATATCTTCAGTGGGAAAACTCATGCCAACATCAATGATAATGGCACTCTTTTCCGTTTCTATTACAGTTATATTGCCTCCGATTTCACCCAGTCCGCCAAGAGGCGTTATTTTTATTCTGCTTTTTGTATTGATTGGATATTTTGGTTCATTAGAGAGTCTATTTTTTTGTACTCTTTCATTTGCCTCAATGGCTTTTTTTATATCTCTGTACCATCCAAGAGATTTTTTTTGTTTGTACTGCTGCTTTGCAGGTTTGTTTTGTGCAGGTTTTAAATCGTTCTGTTTTTGATTATTCTGCGCTTGATTGTTTTTCTCTTCCATCTATCGTCCTTTTTTCCAGAAAATTGTATAACCGGTGATAGATGGATGTGGTAGCTTGATGAGGTCGTATAGTTGGTTCGATACCGGCTTTTTCAAATGTATTTTTCAATATCTCTTTATTATAGCCGGCTGACAGATTTTTAAGAAGCGTTTTACGGGGTTGTTTGAAAGCGGTTTTTAAAAACTTTTCAAACATGGAGTCTCTCAAACTCCTCTTTTTTTTAATCAACAGAACCGCTGATGTCACTTTAGGTTTTGGTTCAAATGATTCCGGTCCCACATCAAAAAGAATTTTTGCTTCTCCGGCGCTTTGTGCAAGAACTGCCAAAGAAGAAAACTCCCTCTCCCCGCTTTTGGCTGCAAACTTTTGTGCTACCTCTTTTTGTATCATAACAACTATATTTTTACAATTGGGGTCTTTTAAAGCCCTTAAAATTATAGTTGTCGCAACGTAATAGGGTAGGTTTGCAACCAGATCATACGCTTCGTCTATCAGTTTTTCTTTCCAATGATTCAGTGCATCCTCACAGATGAGTGTCAATTTCTTTTTTTCAATCTCTTTTTCAAACTTTTTTTTGAGGATAGCACACAAATCTCTATCGATCTCAAAAGCTATCACATCCTTCTGGCTTAATAGCTTCTGTGTTAAATCACCTAATCCAGGCCCAATTTCAACAATCTTGTTTTTGGTTTTGGGCATCGATTCGATGATCTTTTCAAGTACTGCGCTGTCTTTCAGAAAATTTTGTCCAAACTGTTTTTTGGCCTTATGCTCGATACTTTCTCCTTGTCTACCCCTGATGATACATAATTTTTTCTTACATTTAGATAATTTTGATATTTAGGTTGTTATTATAATCTCTTTTTTGCATTATAGCAATAGTAGTAGTATAATTTCATTAGTTAAAAAAAGAGGATCAGGGAAGCAATGAAAGAATATTTTGCAAAAAGAATTATACCGTGTCTTGATGTAAAAGACGGCAGAGTTGTAAAGGGAGTTAATTTTGTCGGACTCAGAGATGCGGGTGACCCGGTTGAGGTTGCCAAAAGATATAATGAAGAGGGTGCTGACGAGATAACATTTCTTGATATTACAGCAACACATGAAAACAGAGATACTATTGTTCATATTGTTGAAGAAGTTGCAAAAGAGGTATTTATACCTTTGACTGTGGGAGGCGGGATAAGAGAGCTTGATGATATATACAGACTCTTAAATGTTGGATGCGACAAAGTAAGTGTAAATTCTGCAGCGATAAAAAGACCGGAATTTGTTGACGAAGGTGCCAAGAGATTTGGAAGCCAATGTATAGTTGTTGCTATAGATGCAAAAAAAACAGGTGACGGATGGAATGTTTTTATAAATGGCGGAAGAATTGATACCGGCAAAGATGTTATAGAGTGGGCAAAGGAGGTTTATAACAGAGGGGCAGGTGAAATACTTCTTACATCAATGGATGCAGACGGAACAACTACCGGGTATGACCTTCCTCTTACAAAAGCGGTAAGTGAGGCTGTTGATATACCTGTTATAGCAAGCGGCGGTGCAGGAACAATGGAACATATAAAAGATGCTTTCCTGAACGGTGCGGATGCTGCTCTTGCTGCAACTATTTTTCACTACCGCCAGATTGATATAATGGAACTGAAAAGATATCTTTACAAAGAAGGGATACCGGTAAGACTATGATTGTATGTGCTGGCGATATTGAACAGTTTTCTTTTGCTCATCCTGTTGGTATAGGGCTGATAAATTCTGCTATAAATCTTACAAGACTTGCTCTCCTTGACAAACCAGAATTTTTAATTTTTGCCGGGACTGCAGGAAGTTACGGAGAATACAGACCTTTTGATATAGTTGAGTCCAGAGCTTCTTCGAATATCGAAATATGTTTTTTTGAAGACAGATGCTATACACCTATTGATAATGTTATAACAAGTGACGGAATAAATGTTTCACATGAAACAATTGTAAACTCTTCAAACTATATTACTACCGATTCGACAGTCGGGAAATTTTTTAATAAACATAATATCGGTATAGAAAATATGGAATTTTTTTCGGTGATGAGTGTTGGAAAGGAGTTTGATATTCCGTGTGGAGGAATATTTGTCGTAACAAACTACTGCGGGCCTGATGCCCATAAAGAGTTTAAAAGAAACCATAGAAAAGCCATGAGACTTTTAAACGAATATATATATGAAAAATATCCTGGATTGAAAGGTATGAGTGAAAAAGACAATTCTTGACTATACAAATGAAGAGCTTCAAAATATAGTATCTCCTAAATTCAGGGCTAAACAGATATATCAGTGGATATATCAAAAAAATGCCGACTCTTTTAATGATATGACAAATATTCCAAAAGAGCTCCGAAAAAAACTTGATGAAGAGTTTGAGATATCTTCAATGCAGATAATCAAAAAGGAACAGAGCAAAGACGGGAGCAAAAAATATCTTTTCGGTCTTAAAGACGGGCATACAGTTGAAGCTGTTTTGTTGCCTATGAAAAAAGAGCAGAAAGATGAAGCAGGAAATATTATCAAAGAGGCCAAATATACCATATGTGTCTCCACTCAGGTGGGATGCAAGGTAGGGTGTTCTTTTTGTCTGACTGCCAAAGGAGGTTTTGTAAGAAATCTGACTCCCGGTGAGATAGTAGGGCAGGTTCTGGAGATAAAAAAAGATAACGATATCGCTGCCAATAGGAGAGTGAATATTGTTTATATGGGTATGGGTGAACCCTTGGATAACCTCGACAATGTTGCAAAATCTGTAAAGATATTTTCCGACCCCAATGGTCTGTCTATATCACCTCGCCGTCAGACAATTTCAACAAGCGGTCTAGCTTCAAAAATAAAAAAGTTAGGCGAGATGAAGTTGGGGGTTCTTCTTGCCATATCTTTACATGCGGTGGATGATGAACTTCGTCAAACACTGATGCCGATAAACAAAGCGTACAATATTTCATCGATTATGGAGGCGGTAAGAGGCTTTCCTGTTGACCAGAGAAAGAGAGTAATGTTTGAATATCTTATGATAAAAGATCTCAATGATAATATAAAAAGTGCAAAAAAACTGGTAAAACTATTGCACGGTATAAAAGCAAAAGTAAACCTTATCTACTTCAATCCCTATCCCGGTTCGCCATACAAAAGACCCGATCCAAAGCGTGTAAAAGAGTTTCAGGAGTATCTGTTGAAACACGGTGTATTATGTACGATAAGGGAATCAAAAGGACTAGATATCAGTGCTGCGTGCGGACAGCTTAAAGAAAAAGAGATAGCGGAGGGAAGATGACACTGCTTGATTATGCGATGCTTATAATTGTCGGGATAACATTCTTGGTGGGAGTGATCGGCTTTATAATGGTAAACAAAAAGGACCTGTAATGAAAATAGCTTTTTTTGAGGTTTCAAACGAAGATATCAGATTTTTCAAATCAAAAATAAAAAATGCAAAATGCTTCTTTTATTCACAGACACTCAATGAATTCCTGAAAAACTGTGAATTTGCAGACTTTGATGCAATATCCGTTTTTGTACATTCAAAAGTCACAGAGTCCGAGATAGAAAAGCTTCCCAATCTTAAATATATTCAGACCCGCTCAACCGGATATGATCACATAGACTGTTCAATTTTGGCAAAAGAACGTATAGCTGTATCAAACGTAAAAGGGTACGCAGGTCCGGCTGTAGCAGAATTTGTCTTTTCTCTTCTGCTCAATATCTCGAGAAAAACATATATAGCAGTCCAAAGATCCAAAAACTATAATTTTCAGTATCAGGATCTTCTCGGATTTGAGCTTAATTCCAAGAAAATAGGTATAGTGGGTTTTGGGACGATAGGAAGGCATTTGGCAAAACTCGCTTCCGGTTTTGGTATGAAAATCTTTGTATATTCCAGAAACTATGACGAAGAACTTATAAAAAAGCTTAAAATTGAAAAAAGTTCATATGAAGATATTCTAAAAAATTCTGATGTTATAGTGTTTGCTGTTCCTTTGACAAAAGAGACATACCATATGCTGAACATCAACAATGCTTCCCTTTTAAAAGAGAGCTGTATAGTAATAAATCCCGCCAGAGGAGAAGTGATAAGTCTTGAAGCACTCGATCTTCTTTCAGATAGGATATACGGAATCGGTTTGGATGTGATAGAGGGTGAAAAAATGCTCTTTAAAAATGTTGATGCACTTAAACAAAAAGAGATAATAAAAAGGGACAATGTTCTTTATACACCCCATATGGCTTATTTTACAAAGGAAGCACTGGATAGAATAAGAGAAAAATCTTTAAAAAATCTTATTGCGTTTATGGAAGGAAGAGAACTTCCTGATGAGATAAAGGTTTGCGAACACTAAAAATTTAAGGGTTTAAATTCATATCATCAATACACCGCTTTTTTACACTCTTCTAAAAAATTTTGTTTCGAATAGATTTTATATCTGTTTTTATATTCGAACTCAATCCAGTTTGCATGCAGCATAAGCCGTTTGTAACCAGTATGAAAAATCCTCTCTTTTTCGGATAGTTTCTTGTCAAGATATTTTATGGCGATATCTGTATCCACTCCGTATATAGGATCTCCCACTATCGGATGTTTCACGTGAAACAGATGTATTCTTATCTGATGCTGACGACCTGTCAGCGGGATCGCTTCCACAAGAGTCATGTTGTTGAAATACTCCAGCGGTTTTATGATAGTCTGAGCTTTTTTCCCCTGTTTGTCTATAAGAACTTTTAGCCTTATTGTGGAAAAATCTCTGTTCTTTTTTATGGGTTCGTCTATAAAAAGCTCCTTCTTCAATCGTCCTTTTATGAGGGCAAGATATCCTTTTTTTATCTTTTTCTCTTCAAAAGCGCGTTTGATTTCTGTTTCAGCCTCTTTGTTTGCGCTTACTATCAAAAGGCCGCTTGTTTCCATATCGATGCGGTGTGTAACATTTGCTTCAAATCCCAGGTGTGCTCTTGCCTCATCAAGCAATGAGTAGGGAGTTCTTCTGTTTCTGGGGTGCACGATCAGACCGCTCGGCTTGTCGAAAACGGCAAATTCCGGAGTTTTGAAAATAGGTTTGAGACCTTTTGAAGAGGGTTCGAAAAGCAAAACTTCTATTTCGCCGCATAATGACAACGATTTGTCTTTTACTGCTGTACCCTTTACAAATACTCTGCCTGTATCTATCAGTTTCTGCGCAGTCCCCTGTGTAATATTCAGTTCTCTCATCAAAAAACCGAAAAGTTTTTGTCTGTTTTGTATATAGAATCTCTTCTTTATAAATGCCAACCCAATCCTTTATAAGAAAATATTATATTTAAATATTTTGTAATCCTGTGATTTTTTAAGGACATTTTTGTTAATATTTTATCAAAATGATCTCTTTGGATAAAGCGGCAACTTATAAAATGCCTCTTTAAGGCATTTTACCTTTTTTGCAGCATATATTCAAAGAAGGTCTATTCATTAAAAGAGGTGGTTATGGTAGAGAGATATTCACGAAAAGAGATGGCTGAAAAATGGACTATGCAGGCAAAGTATCAGGCTTGGCTAGATGTGGAGATAGCAGCGGTAAAAGCTTGGCACAAATTGGGTCTAGTTCCCAAAGAGGATATGGAAAAGATTGTCAAGAACGCAAAATTTGACCTGAAAAGAATAGATGAAATAGAAAAAGAGACAAAACATGATGTGATCGCATTTCTAACGAGTGTTGCAGAAAGTCTGGGCGAAGAGAGCAGATGGGTTCATTACGGAATGACCAGTTCCGATACAATCGATACGGCAGTAGCACTTCAGATGAGAGACTCTTTGAAACTTGTTATAGAAGATGTGGAGATGGTTATGGAAACCATCAAAAAAAGAGCGTTTGAACACAAAATGACTCTTATGGTCGGACGCAGTCACGGTATTCACGGTGAGCCTATAACATTCGGTCTTGTTCTTGCCATATGGTATGACGAGATGAGAAGGCATCTAGAAAACCTGAAAGAGACTCTTGAGGTTATAAGTGTAGGTAAAGTGAGCGGAGCTATGGGAAACTTTGCCCATGCTCCCGTTGAGCTTGAAGAGTACGTATGCGAAGAGCTTGGGCTAAAACCTGCTCCGGTATCAAATCAGGTGATACAAAGAGACAGATATGCAAGGCTGTTCAGTGCACTGGGACTTCTTGCCTCAACAGTAGAAAAAATAGCCGTAAATATCAGACATTTTCAAAGAACAGAAGTCTATGAAGCGGAAGAATACTTCAGCAAAGGGCAGAAAGGCAGCTCTGCAATGCCTCATAAAAGAAATCCGGTGCTCAGCGAAAACTTGACAGGACTTGCAAGAGTTATAAGAAGCTATGTCATACCTGCTATGGAAAATGTTGCACTTTGGCATGAAAGAGATATC contains:
- the hisF gene encoding imidazole glycerol phosphate synthase subunit HisF, yielding MKEYFAKRIIPCLDVKDGRVVKGVNFVGLRDAGDPVEVAKRYNEEGADEITFLDITATHENRDTIVHIVEEVAKEVFIPLTVGGGIRELDDIYRLLNVGCDKVSVNSAAIKRPEFVDEGAKRFGSQCIVVAIDAKKTGDGWNVFINGGRIDTGKDVIEWAKEVYNRGAGEILLTSMDADGTTTGYDLPLTKAVSEAVDIPVIASGGAGTMEHIKDAFLNGADAALAATIFHYRQIDIMELKRYLYKEGIPVRL
- a CDS encoding NAD(P)-dependent oxidoreductase; the protein is MKIAFFEVSNEDIRFFKSKIKNAKCFFYSQTLNEFLKNCEFADFDAISVFVHSKVTESEIEKLPNLKYIQTRSTGYDHIDCSILAKERIAVSNVKGYAGPAVAEFVFSLLLNISRKTYIAVQRSKNYNFQYQDLLGFELNSKKIGIVGFGTIGRHLAKLASGFGMKIFVYSRNYDEELIKKLKIEKSSYEDILKNSDVIVFAVPLTKETYHMLNINNASLLKESCIVINPARGEVISLEALDLLSDRIYGIGLDVIEGEKMLFKNVDALKQKEIIKRDNVLYTPHMAYFTKEALDRIREKSLKNLIAFMEGRELPDEIKVCEH
- a CDS encoding RluA family pseudouridine synthase, with product MAFIKKRFYIQNRQKLFGFLMRELNITQGTAQKLIDTGRVFVKGTAVKDKSLSLCGEIEVLLFEPSSKGLKPIFKTPEFAVFDKPSGLIVHPRNRRTPYSLLDEARAHLGFEANVTHRIDMETSGLLIVSANKEAETEIKRAFEEKKIKKGYLALIKGRLKKELFIDEPIKKNRDFSTIRLKVLIDKQGKKAQTIIKPLEYFNNMTLVEAIPLTGRQHQIRIHLFHVKHPIVGDPIYGVDTDIAIKYLDKKLSEKERIFHTGYKRLMLHANWIEFEYKNRYKIYSKQNFLEECKKAVY
- the rlmN gene encoding 23S rRNA (adenine(2503)-C(2))-methyltransferase RlmN; its protein translation is MKKTILDYTNEELQNIVSPKFRAKQIYQWIYQKNADSFNDMTNIPKELRKKLDEEFEISSMQIIKKEQSKDGSKKYLFGLKDGHTVEAVLLPMKKEQKDEAGNIIKEAKYTICVSTQVGCKVGCSFCLTAKGGFVRNLTPGEIVGQVLEIKKDNDIAANRRVNIVYMGMGEPLDNLDNVAKSVKIFSDPNGLSISPRRQTISTSGLASKIKKLGEMKLGVLLAISLHAVDDELRQTLMPINKAYNISSIMEAVRGFPVDQRKRVMFEYLMIKDLNDNIKSAKKLVKLLHGIKAKVNLIYFNPYPGSPYKRPDPKRVKEFQEYLLKHGVLCTIRESKGLDISAACGQLKEKEIAEGR
- the purB gene encoding adenylosuccinate lyase, encoding MVERYSRKEMAEKWTMQAKYQAWLDVEIAAVKAWHKLGLVPKEDMEKIVKNAKFDLKRIDEIEKETKHDVIAFLTSVAESLGEESRWVHYGMTSSDTIDTAVALQMRDSLKLVIEDVEMVMETIKKRAFEHKMTLMVGRSHGIHGEPITFGLVLAIWYDEMRRHLENLKETLEVISVGKVSGAMGNFAHAPVELEEYVCEELGLKPAPVSNQVIQRDRYARLFSALGLLASTVEKIAVNIRHFQRTEVYEAEEYFSKGQKGSSAMPHKRNPVLSENLTGLARVIRSYVIPAMENVALWHERDISHSSVERFILPDGFITTDFMLHRLNNVLANLVVYPENMMKNLNLTGGLVFSQRVLLELPKKGVSREDAYKIVQRNAMKVWEEIQKGHAPLNEKGESLFLQYLLNDKELREKMSEEEIRECFDYSYYTKNVDRIFDRVFK
- a CDS encoding purine-nucleoside phosphorylase, with product MIVCAGDIEQFSFAHPVGIGLINSAINLTRLALLDKPEFLIFAGTAGSYGEYRPFDIVESRASSNIEICFFEDRCYTPIDNVITSDGINVSHETIVNSSNYITTDSTVGKFFNKHNIGIENMEFFSVMSVGKEFDIPCGGIFVVTNYCGPDAHKEFKRNHRKAMRLLNEYIYEKYPGLKGMSEKDNS